A region from the uncultured Holophaga sp. genome encodes:
- a CDS encoding PDDEXK nuclease domain-containing protein, producing MDQQAADQLPWFHIVTLLTQVRSDAEWAWLAVRTTQQGWSRTTLQPHIKHRPFERQGQAVTNFEDRPPVSQATLAQESLKDPYLFDFLGVGEEALERDIESALVRHITRFLLELGAGFAFVGRQYRLEVGGEELSLEADEEAP from the coding sequence ATTGACCAGCAGGCTGCTGACCAATTGCCCTGGTTCCACATCGTGACCCTGCTGACCCAGGTGCGGAGCGATGCAGAGTGGGCATGGCTGGCCGTCCGGACAACCCAGCAGGGTTGGTCCCGGACCACCCTCCAGCCCCACATCAAGCACCGCCCCTTCGAGCGTCAGGGACAGGCCGTCACCAACTTCGAGGACCGCCCCCCGGTCTCCCAGGCTACGCTCGCCCAGGAGAGCCTGAAGGATCCCTATCTCTTCGACTTCCTGGGGGTCGGCGAGGAGGCCCTGGAGCGCGACATCGAGTCCGCCCTGGTCCGCCACATCACCCGCTTCCTGCTGGAGCTGGGCGCGGGCTTCGCCTTCGTCGGCCGCCAGTACCGCCTGGAGGTCGGCGGGGAGGAGTTGAGCCTCGAGGCAGATGAAGAAGCACCCTGA
- a CDS encoding TonB-dependent receptor: protein MSMTRKSRPGMTRPLILLTLPSLLGAASPQPDETVTLEAASVSAKSARSGAVAQSSEAATQYSVDPSGIELWAGAGGTNYYQALEGMPSVNVHAVDAFGLANIPGGSKGLRVRGELATHGVNGNIEGVPVNGVNPGPGQLFLYDSENYASVSLTQGPVPADTFSIFTNTGVMNTELLWPKAKRGLRFAQSLGSFNLSRSFLRYDSGTLANGSAFFLSGSHSQASKWRGPGDSPEGRNNMEAAFATRLGSQADFKVFAAFNKMKEDNYRALTYAQAMDLGTYRGFDYSDTSSATAAQAISYHGYNRQDFKDWSLLGEFTWRGGKDSKLVVKPFYQQEKGYYLDGMANGKVRDWLMDHDSYGLTAEFQTRFGETGLKVGYWWTTMVPPGPPTAWKMYTPTSTGDLSGGATWAILAKTVDRHQYHSAYAMADRSFGAMQLQAGLRYILETMPGLDFYNTTGIGDVSYHQALSQSTGVVAERSASSFSVHEALPFLGMTWDLNPINTLKFSLGRNYGAPAFDIWPVYQQNYATFHAQGVTADQLWHQMRPETSTAADFGLRSTFERGWLEPTLYYSRSHHKGVSYNPGLGVAYSQNVGESKAWGVQLAGNWSVLRQLELFGTLSYDRNEFASDLPLSSGGTLAVRGLQLPDVPLWSSRMGAAWHLGPCTLSPIVHYTGTRYGDTQHLQRVPGYATADLGISYARKLSRGEMQASLGVDNLLDKRYIGFINASYYQALSSTSAYYYPGAPRSVVGKLSLSF from the coding sequence ATGAGCATGACCAGAAAGTCCAGACCCGGGATGACACGTCCCCTCATTCTGCTTACCCTGCCGAGCCTGCTCGGCGCCGCCTCCCCTCAGCCTGACGAGACGGTGACCCTCGAAGCGGCCTCCGTCTCGGCCAAGTCTGCCAGGAGCGGTGCCGTCGCCCAGTCCTCGGAGGCCGCCACCCAGTACAGCGTGGACCCGTCCGGGATCGAACTCTGGGCGGGAGCCGGGGGCACCAACTACTACCAAGCCCTGGAGGGCATGCCCTCGGTCAATGTCCATGCGGTGGATGCCTTCGGCTTGGCGAACATCCCAGGCGGAAGCAAGGGGCTGCGGGTCCGGGGTGAGCTCGCCACCCATGGGGTCAACGGCAACATTGAAGGCGTCCCCGTCAACGGGGTCAACCCGGGTCCCGGTCAGCTGTTCCTCTATGACAGCGAGAACTATGCCTCCGTCTCCCTGACTCAGGGTCCGGTACCGGCCGACACCTTCTCCATCTTCACCAACACCGGCGTCATGAACACCGAGCTGCTCTGGCCCAAGGCCAAGCGCGGCCTTCGCTTCGCCCAGAGCCTGGGTTCCTTCAACCTCTCCCGCAGCTTCCTGCGCTACGACAGTGGCACCCTGGCCAACGGCAGCGCCTTCTTCCTCTCCGGCTCCCACAGCCAAGCCTCCAAGTGGCGCGGTCCCGGGGATTCCCCGGAGGGCCGGAACAATATGGAGGCCGCCTTCGCCACCCGCTTGGGCAGCCAGGCCGACTTCAAGGTCTTCGCCGCCTTCAACAAGATGAAGGAGGACAACTACCGCGCCCTGACCTACGCCCAGGCCATGGACCTGGGCACCTACCGCGGCTTTGACTACAGCGACACCTCCAGCGCTACCGCCGCCCAGGCCATCTCCTACCACGGCTACAACCGCCAGGACTTCAAGGACTGGTCCCTGCTTGGCGAGTTCACCTGGCGGGGGGGCAAGGACTCCAAGCTCGTAGTCAAGCCCTTCTATCAGCAGGAGAAGGGGTATTACCTGGACGGCATGGCCAACGGCAAGGTCCGCGACTGGCTGATGGATCATGACTCCTATGGTCTGACGGCCGAGTTCCAGACCCGCTTCGGGGAGACGGGGCTGAAGGTGGGCTACTGGTGGACCACCATGGTCCCGCCGGGCCCCCCCACCGCCTGGAAGATGTACACCCCCACCTCAACAGGGGACCTCAGCGGCGGCGCCACCTGGGCCATCCTGGCCAAGACCGTCGACCGCCACCAGTACCACAGCGCCTACGCCATGGCGGACCGCAGCTTCGGGGCGATGCAGCTCCAGGCCGGACTGCGCTACATCCTGGAGACCATGCCCGGCCTCGACTTCTACAACACCACCGGCATCGGCGACGTCTCCTACCACCAGGCCCTCTCCCAATCCACGGGGGTGGTGGCCGAGCGCAGCGCCAGCAGCTTCAGCGTCCATGAGGCCCTCCCCTTCCTGGGCATGACCTGGGACCTGAACCCCATCAACACCCTCAAATTCAGTCTGGGAAGGAATTACGGCGCCCCCGCCTTCGATATCTGGCCGGTCTACCAGCAGAACTACGCCACCTTCCACGCCCAGGGCGTGACCGCCGACCAGCTCTGGCACCAGATGAGACCGGAGACCTCCACCGCAGCCGATTTCGGCCTTCGCAGCACCTTCGAGCGCGGCTGGTTGGAGCCGACCCTCTACTATTCCCGGTCCCACCACAAGGGCGTTTCCTACAACCCGGGTCTGGGGGTCGCCTATTCCCAGAATGTGGGGGAGAGCAAGGCCTGGGGCGTACAGCTGGCCGGGAACTGGAGTGTCCTGCGCCAGCTCGAGCTCTTCGGAACCCTCTCCTATGACCGCAACGAGTTCGCCTCCGACCTGCCCCTCAGCAGCGGCGGCACCCTGGCCGTGAGGGGGCTCCAGCTCCCCGATGTGCCCCTCTGGTCCAGCAGGATGGGTGCCGCCTGGCACCTCGGCCCATGCACGCTCTCTCCCATTGTCCACTACACCGGCACCCGCTATGGGGACACCCAGCATCTCCAGCGGGTCCCGGGCTATGCCACCGCCGACCTGGGAATCAGCTACGCCCGCAAGCTCTCCCGGGGGGAGATGCAGGCCTCCCTCGGCGTCGACAACCTGCTGGACAAGCGCTACATCGGCTTCATCAACGCGAGCTACTACCAAGCCCTGAGCAGCACCAGCGCCTACTACTACCCAGGGGCCCCCCGATCAGTGGTGGGCAAGCTCAGCCTGAGTTTCTGA
- a CDS encoding DsrE family protein, protein MSHNGIRNLAMAALILGSTLGMDATTPPSSPQESMDSLVLSMSTDRAPLFEGALDIASVALKRGHPVTLLLRLDAIKVAVARNSYPVRDTSLAARLSAFMGAGGKVIAGGGCMKDMGLTPRDLLPGVTVGTPDLVMGTLFRKDTKILSY, encoded by the coding sequence ATGAGTCACAACGGAATCCGCAACCTCGCCATGGCGGCGCTCATCCTCGGTTCCACCCTGGGCATGGACGCAACGACCCCTCCCTCCTCCCCCCAGGAGTCCATGGACAGCTTGGTCCTCTCCATGTCCACGGACAGGGCCCCCCTCTTTGAGGGTGCCCTGGACATCGCCTCCGTGGCCCTGAAGCGGGGACACCCCGTCACCCTGCTCCTGAGGCTCGACGCCATCAAAGTCGCCGTCGCCCGGAACAGCTACCCCGTGAGGGACACCAGCCTCGCCGCCCGCCTCTCGGCCTTCATGGGCGCAGGCGGCAAGGTCATCGCAGGCGGGGGCTGCATGAAGGACATGGGCCTGACCCCGAGAGACCTCCTCCCTGGAGTCACAGTCGGCACCCCGGATCTAGTCATGGGCACCCTCTTCCGCAAGGACACCAAGATCCTGAGCTATTGA
- a CDS encoding cupin domain-containing protein, whose translation MKVMKWSEGDVYEGPGHFGCWGIHKVLAGRETPGMTVNVSQFLPDGGAHMGATPTLDKYYHVLEGTLVIKTPAGDVYTLEKNDAIYIPAGEERLMHVPGPNTCTVLVVLAKV comes from the coding sequence ATGAAGGTTATGAAGTGGAGTGAGGGCGACGTCTACGAAGGTCCTGGCCACTTTGGCTGCTGGGGCATCCACAAGGTGCTCGCCGGCCGCGAGACCCCCGGCATGACTGTCAACGTCTCCCAGTTCCTGCCCGATGGTGGTGCGCACATGGGCGCCACCCCCACCCTGGACAAGTACTACCACGTCCTTGAGGGCACCCTGGTCATCAAGACCCCCGCAGGCGATGTCTACACCCTCGAGAAGAACGACGCCATCTACATCCCCGCTGGCGAGGAGCGCCTGATGCACGTTCCCGGCCCCAACACCTGCACCGTGCTGGTGGTTCTGGCCAAGGTCTGA